The Polaribacter tangerinus genome has a segment encoding these proteins:
- the ggt gene encoding gamma-glutamyltransferase, which yields MRKIFLTLLATIIFASSCKQESKIDITGVIAEKAMVVSARKEASKIGLDIIKKGGNAYDAMIATQLALAVVYPVAGNIGGGGFMVYRNNDGSTGALDFREKAPITAHKNMYLDSLGNVIKDKSTLGAHAVGVPGSVAGIFEVYKKFGTLPFKDLIQPSIDLARNGITITKKQASSLNSATKKFKQANNYQTVFENDWLEGNILKQEELAKTLERIRDFGKDGFYKGETANLLVNYITELGGIISHKDLEEYKAIWRTPITFQYKNHTITSMTLPASGGICLAQILGSIEPYNLKDIPHNSSKYIQLITEASRRSYADRAHYLGDIDFVNVPIDSLTDQRYLNYRMASFSWDKATPSSEISEGKILGYESDETTHYSIVDTFGNAVSVTTTLNTGFGSKVVVKGAGFILNNEMDDFSSKPGTPNVYGLVGSEANAIAPEKRMLSSMTPTIVSKNGKLKMVVGTPGGSTIITSVLQNILNVIEYDMGMQESVNQPRFHHQWLPDVIRMEPNGFDTDVKNKLTSLGYELLEKNSLIIGRVDAILVLPNGKLEGGADPRGDDAAVGF from the coding sequence ATGAGAAAAATTTTCCTGACATTACTAGCTACTATAATTTTTGCAAGCAGCTGCAAACAAGAATCAAAAATAGATATTACAGGTGTTATTGCAGAAAAGGCCATGGTTGTATCTGCCCGTAAAGAAGCCTCTAAAATAGGTTTAGATATCATAAAAAAAGGAGGAAATGCATACGACGCTATGATTGCCACACAACTCGCACTTGCTGTAGTGTACCCAGTTGCTGGCAATATTGGTGGTGGTGGTTTTATGGTCTACAGAAATAACGATGGTTCTACAGGTGCCTTAGACTTTAGAGAAAAAGCTCCAATAACCGCTCACAAAAACATGTATTTAGACAGTCTTGGAAATGTTATAAAAGATAAAAGTACATTAGGTGCGCATGCAGTTGGAGTTCCTGGCTCAGTTGCTGGTATCTTTGAAGTTTATAAAAAATTTGGAACCTTACCCTTTAAAGATTTAATTCAGCCAAGTATCGATTTAGCTAGAAACGGCATCACAATTACAAAAAAACAAGCATCATCTTTAAATAGTGCTACCAAAAAATTTAAACAAGCAAACAACTACCAAACAGTTTTCGAAAACGACTGGCTAGAAGGAAATATTCTTAAGCAAGAAGAACTTGCAAAAACACTAGAAAGAATAAGAGATTTTGGAAAAGACGGCTTTTATAAAGGAGAAACAGCTAATTTACTTGTAAATTATATAACCGAGTTAGGAGGAATTATAAGCCATAAAGATTTAGAGGAATACAAAGCAATTTGGCGAACTCCAATTACCTTTCAATACAAAAATCATACAATTACCTCTATGACTTTGCCTGCAAGTGGTGGTATTTGTTTGGCACAAATTTTAGGTTCTATTGAACCGTATAACTTAAAAGATATTCCGCATAATTCTTCCAAATACATTCAGCTAATAACAGAAGCCTCTAGAAGATCTTATGCCGATAGAGCACATTATTTGGGTGACATCGATTTTGTAAATGTACCGATAGATAGCCTTACAGATCAACGTTACTTAAACTATAGAATGGCCTCTTTTTCTTGGGATAAAGCAACACCTTCTAGTGAAATTTCTGAGGGTAAAATTTTAGGATACGAAAGTGATGAAACTACACACTACTCTATTGTAGATACTTTTGGAAACGCCGTTTCGGTAACTACAACGCTAAATACTGGCTTTGGCTCTAAGGTGGTAGTAAAAGGAGCAGGCTTTATTTTAAACAACGAAATGGACGACTTTTCTAGCAAGCCTGGCACACCAAATGTTTATGGTTTAGTTGGTTCGGAAGCGAATGCAATTGCACCAGAGAAAAGAATGTTAAGCTCTATGACACCTACAATTGTATCTAAAAATGGTAAACTTAAAATGGTTGTTGGTACTCCTGGAGGTTCAACTATTATTACCTCGGTATTACAAAATATTTTAAATGTTATTGAATATGATATGGGAATGCAAGAATCTGTTAACCAACCTCGTTTTCATCATCAATGGTTGCCAGACGTAATAAGAATGGAACCGAACGGATTTGATACCGATGTTAAAAACAAATTGACTTCTCTTGGTTATGAACTGTTAGAAAAAAATTCTTTGATTATTGGGCGAGTTGATGCTATCTTAGTACTGCCAAATGGTAAGTTAGAAGGCGGCGCAGACCCAAGAGGTGACGATGCTGCCGTTGGATTTTAA
- a CDS encoding ACP phosphodiesterase translates to MNFLAHLYLSKNNTNIMVGNFIADHIKGNNYMDFSEEIQQGIFLHRAIDTFTDAHKTVRKSKRRLHKRYKHYDGVIIDIFYDYFLAKNWHLYSEIPLKIFTSSVYHLFNNLKETLPLKSQEFINYMISYDILYNYKNKSGIEKVLKGVNNRTNGKSQMHLAIEDLTILEKELEEDFTLFFKDLITFSNQKINELKS, encoded by the coding sequence ATGAACTTCTTAGCTCATTTATATCTTTCTAAAAATAACACCAACATTATGGTAGGTAATTTTATTGCAGACCATATAAAAGGTAATAATTATATGGATTTCTCTGAGGAGATACAACAAGGTATTTTTTTACATAGAGCTATAGACACTTTTACAGATGCACATAAAACTGTAAGAAAAAGTAAACGAAGGTTACACAAAAGATACAAACATTACGATGGAGTGATTATTGATATTTTTTACGACTATTTTCTTGCAAAAAACTGGCACTTGTATTCAGAAATTCCTCTTAAAATTTTCACCTCATCTGTTTATCATCTATTTAACAATTTAAAAGAAACATTGCCATTAAAGTCTCAGGAGTTCATAAACTATATGATTTCTTACGATATTTTATACAATTATAAAAACAAATCTGGCATTGAAAAAGTTTTAAAAGGTGTAAATAATAGAACAAATGGTAAGTCGCAAATGCATCTTGCCATTGAAGACTTAACAATTCTTGAAAAAGAGTTAGAAGAAGATTTTACACTTTTCTTTAAAGATCTTATTACCTTTAGCAATCAAAAAATAAACGAATTAAAATCCTAA
- a CDS encoding RluA family pseudouridine synthase — MLVIETHIVKTISNPLRFQEYGVGIFKTIITKSALKKAIKKNRILINGFPATTGKIINGNEKIELLYIEKETTNNRLKLNLEVLYEDQYLAIIYKPSGILVSGNRFVTITNALSQNLIKSTFLDTVKPQPIHRLDYATSGVLLIGKTANALMELGKLFENKKVQKKYFAVTIGKMKQEGIINSKIDNKEAITQYLVIKSVNSARFGILNLVLVTPKTGRKHQIRKHLFTINHPILGDKKYFLEGLLHTGKGMYLHAENISFTHPLTQKTISISKKLPPKFDKIFNKT; from the coding sequence ATGCTTGTAATAGAAACTCATATTGTAAAAACCATAAGTAATCCTTTACGATTTCAAGAATATGGTGTAGGTATTTTTAAAACAATAATTACCAAATCTGCACTTAAAAAAGCTATTAAAAAAAACCGAATTCTTATTAACGGTTTTCCTGCTACAACGGGTAAAATAATTAATGGAAATGAAAAAATCGAACTTCTATATATAGAAAAAGAAACCACAAACAATAGGTTGAAACTAAATTTAGAGGTTTTGTATGAAGACCAATATTTAGCCATTATTTATAAACCCTCAGGAATTTTAGTCAGCGGAAATAGGTTTGTTACCATAACCAACGCACTTTCACAAAATTTAATAAAAAGTACTTTTTTAGATACCGTAAAACCACAACCAATTCATCGGTTAGATTATGCAACAAGTGGTGTTTTACTTATAGGAAAAACTGCCAATGCGCTTATGGAACTAGGAAAATTATTTGAAAACAAAAAAGTACAAAAGAAATATTTTGCGGTTACAATTGGCAAAATGAAACAAGAAGGCATTATTAATTCTAAAATTGATAATAAAGAGGCTATCACCCAATATTTGGTAATAAAATCTGTAAATTCCGCTAGATTTGGTATTTTAAACTTAGTATTAGTAACTCCTAAAACAGGTAGAAAACATCAAATTAGAAAACATTTATTTACCATTAATCATCCTATTTTAGGCGATAAAAAATATTTTTTAGAGGGTTTATTACATACAGGCAAGGGCATGTACTTGCATGCCGAAAATATTTCTTTTACCCATCCTTTAACTCAAAAAACAATAAGTATTTCTAAAAAGTTACCTCCTAAATTTGATAAAATTTTTAACAAAACATAA
- a CDS encoding AI-2E family transporter, with the protein MNAKIISNGILRALAIIIGIFALGYFLLTIKSVVIYIIIAAILSLIARPFILLLRKKLKFPNTLAVVTSMILMLSFTAGIIGLFIPLIIEQGKSLSLLQIDELQANIQNIYQEIISYFSTKGINVLEELKNVDFLSQFKEIPNLLNGILEAIGSLSVGLFSVLFISFFFMKDSQLLKKGILVLIPNNSEKRFSKSSETINNLLSRYFIGLILQISILFILYTIVLLIFDIDNAIVIAFLCALLNLIPYIGPLIGAVIMFTLSMISNIGQDFQSVILPTSMYVMIGYFIAQLIDNFGSQPIIFSKTTKSHPLEIFLIIIIGGLLFGVIGMITAVPIYTALKVILKEFLSENKIVKSLTKDL; encoded by the coding sequence ATGAATGCAAAAATAATATCTAACGGAATACTAAGAGCACTGGCAATTATTATCGGAATTTTTGCTTTGGGATACTTTTTACTTACCATTAAATCGGTAGTAATTTACATCATAATAGCTGCAATTTTGTCTTTAATAGCAAGACCTTTTATTTTATTGCTCAGAAAAAAATTAAAATTCCCAAATACATTAGCTGTAGTAACCTCAATGATTTTGATGCTCAGTTTTACAGCAGGTATAATTGGCCTTTTTATTCCACTAATAATAGAACAAGGTAAAAGTTTATCATTGCTTCAAATAGATGAGTTACAAGCTAATATTCAAAATATTTATCAAGAGATTATCAGTTATTTCTCTACCAAAGGAATTAATGTTTTAGAGGAGCTTAAAAATGTAGATTTTTTATCTCAATTTAAGGAAATTCCCAATTTATTAAACGGAATTTTAGAGGCTATCGGCTCTTTAAGTGTGGGACTCTTTTCTGTTTTATTCATCTCTTTTTTCTTTATGAAAGATAGCCAATTATTAAAAAAAGGCATTTTAGTTCTTATACCAAATAATTCAGAAAAACGCTTTTCTAAATCATCTGAAACTATAAATAATTTATTGTCTAGATATTTTATTGGCTTAATATTACAAATAAGTATATTATTTATTTTATACACCATTGTACTATTAATTTTCGATATAGATAATGCCATTGTTATTGCTTTTTTATGTGCTTTACTCAACCTAATACCTTACATAGGACCTTTAATTGGCGCAGTAATTATGTTTACATTATCTATGATAAGTAATATTGGGCAAGATTTTCAGTCGGTAATTTTACCAACTTCAATGTATGTAATGATTGGTTATTTTATTGCACAGCTTATTGATAATTTTGGTAGTCAGCCAATCATATTTTCTAAAACTACAAAATCGCATCCATTAGAAATATTTTTAATAATTATTATTGGCGGCTTACTATTTGGTGTTATAGGAATGATTACCGCAGTTCCTATTTATACTGCTCTTAAAGTAATTTTAAAAGAATTTTTGTCTGAAAATAAAATCGTAAAATCGTTAACTAAAGATTTATAA
- the dnaN gene encoding DNA polymerase III subunit beta: MKFIVSSSQLLKQLQVLGGVINSNNTLPILDNFLFELSENQLKVSASDLETTMSSVIDVESDSTGSIAVSARLLLDTLKTFPDQPLTFKTEGENTIEISSDQGKYDMAYFGGDEFPKAVSLPSPSTTVVPAHILGTAISKTIFAAGNDDLRPVMSGVFFQFSSQSLTFVATDAHKLVKYSRTDVTANETAEFIMPKKPLNLLKGILGGSDSDVTIEYNEANAKFTFDNVVLVCRLIDGKYPNYEAVIPKENPNKLTVDRASFLNSVRRVSIFSSKTTHQIRLKMAGTELNISAEDLDFANKADERLSCDYQGDDMQIGFNSRFLSEMLNNLSANDVLIEMSLPNRAGILTPIDGTDEGEQVTMLVMPVMLNS; encoded by the coding sequence CAAGCTCACAACTATTAAAACAATTACAAGTTTTAGGGGGCGTTATAAATAGTAATAATACCCTACCAATCTTAGATAATTTTTTATTTGAATTGTCTGAAAACCAATTAAAAGTTTCAGCATCAGACTTAGAGACAACAATGAGCTCTGTAATTGATGTAGAAAGCGACAGTACAGGTTCTATTGCTGTTTCTGCACGTTTACTATTAGATACCTTAAAAACGTTTCCAGACCAACCACTAACCTTTAAAACTGAAGGAGAAAACACCATAGAAATTAGTTCAGATCAGGGTAAATATGATATGGCTTATTTTGGCGGAGACGAATTCCCAAAAGCTGTTTCTTTACCTTCACCTAGCACTACTGTAGTTCCTGCTCATATACTTGGAACCGCTATTTCTAAAACAATTTTTGCTGCAGGAAATGATGATTTAAGACCTGTAATGAGTGGTGTGTTTTTTCAGTTTAGCTCTCAAAGTTTAACTTTTGTTGCTACAGATGCGCACAAACTAGTAAAATATTCTAGAACAGACGTAACTGCTAACGAAACAGCTGAATTTATTATGCCCAAAAAACCTTTGAACTTATTAAAAGGTATTCTAGGAGGTTCTGATAGCGATGTAACTATAGAGTATAATGAAGCGAATGCCAAATTTACCTTTGACAACGTAGTTTTAGTATGTCGATTGATAGATGGTAAATACCCAAATTATGAAGCTGTTATTCCGAAAGAAAATCCTAATAAACTAACCGTTGATAGAGCATCATTTTTAAATTCTGTTCGAAGAGTTTCTATTTTCTCCAGTAAAACTACGCACCAAATTCGCCTTAAAATGGCTGGTACAGAGTTAAATATTTCTGCTGAAGATTTAGATTTTGCAAACAAAGCAGACGAACGTTTAAGCTGCGATTATCAAGGAGATGATATGCAAATTGGCTTTAACTCCCGTTTTTTAAGTGAAATGCTTAATAATTTAAGTGCAAACGATGTTCTTATAGAAATGTCTTTACCTAACAGAGCTGGAATTTTAACTCCGATAGACGGAACAGATGAAGGTGAACAAGTTACAATGTTAGTAATGCCAGTAATGTTAAATAGTTAA
- a CDS encoding VOC family protein: MVQPFHLAIPVKNLEKCRDFYREILGCEEGRSTENWVDFNFFGHQLVIHQKEDYEPQRISNAVDGHNVPVPHFGVVLTWKDFHDFSERLFAKNITFEISPYIRFKGKVGEQATMFFKDPEGNALEFKAFKDIGQLFAK; the protein is encoded by the coding sequence ATGGTACAACCATTTCACTTAGCAATACCTGTAAAAAATTTAGAAAAATGTAGAGATTTTTACAGAGAAATATTAGGGTGTGAAGAAGGCAGATCTACTGAAAATTGGGTAGATTTTAACTTTTTTGGACATCAATTGGTAATTCATCAAAAAGAAGACTACGAACCTCAAAGAATATCAAATGCTGTAGATGGGCATAATGTTCCTGTACCGCATTTTGGAGTGGTTTTGACATGGAAAGATTTTCATGATTTTTCAGAGAGATTATTTGCTAAAAACATCACCTTCGAAATTTCTCCCTATATCCGTTTCAAAGGAAAAGTTGGCGAACAAGCTACCATGTTTTTTAAAGACCCAGAAGGAAACGCTCTAGAGTTTAAAGCTTTTAAAGATATTGGGCAATTATTTGCCAAATAA